From a region of the Candidatus Poribacteria bacterium genome:
- a CDS encoding glutamate-5-semialdehyde dehydrogenase translates to MSENIQQQIQSQARKAKSAMRILSRSSADVRNHALLAMAESLQASKDKIQAANRIDLENGEKTGLAAPLMQRLLLDDKKIERMVDNLRQVAALPDPIGAVISMGERPNGLKIGTVRVPIGVVAVVYESRPDVTVEVSALCIKSGNGVILRGGSEAIHSNATLARILSDTAAAEGVPDAIQFVDTTDRQAVYELIRLPEYVDLIIPRGSNEFVQFLMKESDVPVLGHADGICHIYVDAAADLEMANKICMNAKVGYKVAVCNAVETLLVHTETAEKFLPSFCAALQEADVEIRGCERTQHLYPAAKPATEEDWRTEYLDYILSVRIVDDIDTAIDHIEAYGSHHSDAIITESYGAAQRFLKEVDSAAVYVNASTVFTDGYEFGLGAEVGISTQKLHSRGPMGLEGLTTYKYIVYGDGQVRE, encoded by the coding sequence ATGAGCGAAAACATCCAACAACAGATTCAATCACAGGCTCGAAAAGCAAAATCGGCAATGCGTATCCTCTCGCGGAGTTCCGCCGATGTCCGGAATCATGCCCTTTTAGCCATGGCTGAAAGCCTACAAGCCTCCAAAGATAAAATTCAGGCGGCAAATCGCATTGATCTCGAAAACGGCGAAAAAACCGGGCTCGCTGCACCCCTCATGCAACGCCTCCTTCTTGACGATAAAAAAATCGAACGGATGGTGGACAACCTCCGTCAAGTCGCTGCCCTCCCCGATCCAATCGGCGCAGTCATCAGTATGGGTGAACGTCCCAACGGACTCAAGATTGGTACAGTTCGCGTCCCTATTGGGGTCGTTGCTGTCGTGTATGAGTCGAGACCTGATGTGACCGTCGAAGTATCCGCACTCTGTATCAAATCTGGAAACGGCGTTATCCTCCGAGGCGGCTCTGAAGCCATCCACTCCAATGCAACGCTTGCACGTATCCTCAGCGACACCGCCGCTGCAGAAGGTGTCCCAGATGCCATCCAGTTCGTTGACACCACCGACCGGCAGGCGGTTTATGAACTCATCCGCCTCCCAGAATACGTTGACCTCATCATTCCACGCGGTAGCAACGAGTTCGTCCAATTTTTGATGAAGGAGTCGGATGTTCCTGTACTGGGACATGCTGACGGTATCTGCCACATCTACGTTGACGCAGCTGCTGACCTCGAAATGGCGAACAAAATCTGTATGAACGCCAAGGTCGGATATAAAGTCGCTGTCTGCAACGCCGTGGAAACACTCCTTGTCCATACCGAAACTGCTGAAAAGTTCCTTCCCAGTTTCTGTGCAGCATTGCAGGAGGCGGATGTTGAAATCCGCGGATGCGAACGCACACAGCACCTCTATCCCGCAGCAAAACCTGCTACCGAAGAAGATTGGCGGACGGAGTACCTCGATTACATCCTATCCGTCAGAATCGTAGACGACATAGACACAGCGATTGATCACATTGAGGCCTACGGTTCACACCATTCTGATGCGATCATCACCGAAAGTTACGGCGCAGCACAACGCTTCCTCAAAGAGGTAGATTCTGCTGCCGTCTACGTCAACGCCAGCACTGTCTTCACTGACGGCTATGAATTTGGGTTGGGTGCAGAAGTCGGCATCAGCACGCAGAAGCTCCATTCCCGCGGTCCCATGGGACTTGAGGGGTTGACGACTTATAAGTACATCGTATACGGAGACGGTCAGGTGCGTGAGTAG